The following coding sequences lie in one Oncorhynchus kisutch isolate 150728-3 linkage group LG3, Okis_V2, whole genome shotgun sequence genomic window:
- the brd3os gene encoding putative uncharacterized protein BRD3OS, with amino-acid sequence MSERYPLVEKALSEGYARFRFKDTSLLIWQQQQMELEQGPPSNYLSRSQSTWYSQYGNQAVVVRDKRTVTVDPIADAGSSRICLIM; translated from the coding sequence ATGTCTGAGAGATATCCTTTAGTCGAGAAAGCCCTCTCGGAGGGTTATGCTCGGTTTAGGTTCAAGGACACGTCGCTGCTAATTTGGCAACAGCAGCAAATGGAGCTGGAACAGGGACCACCGAGTAACTACCTCAGTCGGAGTCAAAGTACGTGGTACAGTCAGTATGGAAACCAGGCAGTCGTGGTACGGGACAAACGGACTGTCACAGTGGATCCAATTGCTGACGCTGGAAGTTCCAGAATATGTTTGATTATGTGA
- the edf1 gene encoding endothelial differentiation-related factor 1 homolog: MAESDWDTVTILRKKGPTVAQSKSKQAVAAAQRRGEELDTTKKWAAGQNKQHVITKNTAKLDRETEELQHQRVSLEVGKVIQQGRQNQGLTQKDLATKINEKPQIIGDYESGKAIPNNQVMGKIERAIGLKLRGKDIGKPLEAVPKKK; the protein is encoded by the exons ATGGCAGAAAGTGACTGGGATACCGTGACCATACTGAGGAAGAAGGGACCAACTGTCGCACAGTCGAAGTCGAAacag GCTGTTGCAGCAGCTCAAAGACGTGGAGAAGAACTTGATACCACTAAGAAAT gggcTGCAGGACAAAACAAACAGCACGTGATCACCAAGAATACAGCAAAGcttgacagagagactgaagagcTTCAACACCAAAGAGTATCTCTGGAGGTGGGCAAGGTCATCCAACAAGGCCGGCAAAATCAGGGCCTGACGCAGAAAGACCTGGCCACT AAAATCAATGAAAAACCACAGATAATTGGAGACTACGAATCTGGAAAGGCGATCCCCAATAACCAAGTCATGGGAAAGATTGAAAGAGCAATTG GACTGAAGTTGCGTGGGAAGGACATTGGGAAACCCTTGGAGGCAGTCCCAAAGAAAAAGTGA